A genomic segment from Nicotiana tabacum cultivar K326 chromosome 7, ASM71507v2, whole genome shotgun sequence encodes:
- the LOC107810248 gene encoding uncharacterized protein LOC107810248, producing MIINLLVNSPKGSLFPESVDASDSSTDSTKMYSLFKSTIDFIGAENVSSNFHGQRQKDHLVVFNQAIRVHSYIVQRPLLLNMMKRFTKQRSLVKPTKTRFATTFLTLHRMYEQKSNLKKLFVSDQYTNSAYGREARRRKSADIILSPSFWNNVVHALKISGPLVKVLHLVDGEQRPPIGYLWDSKLHSPLHATGLVLKPELFYDNEERILEDEPLWNGYYECIEKLIPEESVQDKVTEQFSIYRNAEQLFGKNMAIRQRKTKSPVEWWKQYGHSTPDLQKFAIKIHTKKRNKLTLRRLNDLVFIKYNRILRRRYNACNVIDPISLDNIDDANEWITGVPEDHVDEEKARGSQLAMTENSGKQANEEMMKNTMEYIMEKMSLDSSSHSKLVSFIDLNEDNKGESDEEEEENEKMK from the exons atgatcatcaATCTCTTGGTGAATTCTCCTAAGGGAAGCCTGTTTCCTGAGTCCGTTGATGCAAGCGACTCTTCGACGGATTCAACCAAAATGTACTCCTTGTTCAAGAGTACAATAGACTTTATTGGAGCAGAAAATGTTAGTTCAAATTTTCACGGACAACGCCA gaaagaccATTTAGTAGTCTTTAATCAGGCAATTAGAGTGCATTCCTATATTGTTCAAAGgcctttgttattgaatatgatGAAGAGATTCACTAAACAAAGAAGCTTGGTGAAACCTACAAAGACAAGATTTGCTACTACTTTCTTGACTTTGCATAGGATGTATGAGCAAAAAAGCAATTTGAAGAAGTTGTTTGTTTCAGATCAGTACACTAACAGTGCCTATGGAAGGGAAGCTCGAAGGAGAAAATCTGCAGATATTATACTTTCTCCTTCATTCTGGAATAATgtggttcatgcattgaagattagTGGTCCTTTAGTTAAAGTGCTCCATTTGGTGGATGGGGAGCAAAGGCCACCAATAGGCTACCT GTGGGATAGTAAGCTTCATAGCCCTTTGCATGCAACTGGACTTGTTTTGAAACCGGAATTGTTTTATGACAATGAAGAGAGGATTCTAGAAGATGAACCTTTGTGGAATGGATACTATGAATGTATTGAGAAGTTGATACCTGAAGAATCTGTGCAAGATAAAGTAACAGAGCAATTTAGCATTTATAGGAATGCTGAGcaactttttggaaaaaacatGGCGATTAGACAAAGAAAGACGAAGTCACCAG TTGAATGGTGGAAGCAATATGGTCATTCCACTCCAGATTTACAAAAGTTTGCCATCAAG ATTCATACCAAAAAGAGGAACAAACTAACCTTGAGGCGTCTCAATGATCTAGTCTTCATTAAATACAATAGAATATTGAGGCGTCGTTACAACGCTTGCAATGTAATTGATCCAATTAGTTTGGACAACATCGATGATGCTAACGAATGGATAACTGGAGTTCCGGAAGATCATGTAGATGAAGAA AAAGCTAGAGGTAGCCAACTAGCCATGACTGAGAATTCAGGGAAACAAGCCAATGAAGAGATGATGAAAAATACCATGGAATACATTATGGAAAAAATGTCTTTAGATTCTTCCTCCCACAGCAAATTGGTCTCATTCATTGATCTGAACGAAGACAACAAAGGGGAaagtgatgaagaagaagaggagaacgAGAAAATGAAATAA